The following coding sequences are from one Musa acuminata AAA Group cultivar baxijiao chromosome BXJ2-4, Cavendish_Baxijiao_AAA, whole genome shotgun sequence window:
- the LOC103980780 gene encoding beta-galactosidase 5: MVVQSSLLLLLLLLFLLPVAYSGVTYDRKAIIIDGQRRILISGSIHYPRSTPEMWEGLIQKAKDGGLDVIQTYVFWNGHEPSPGTYNFEGRYDLVRFIKTVQKVGLYVHLRIGPYVCAEWNFGGFPVWLKYVPGISFRTDNEPFKMAMQGFTQKIVQMMKSESLFGSQGGPIILSQIENEYGPESKAFGSAGHSYVNWAAEMAVGLKTGVPWVMCKEDDAPDPVINACNGFYCDSFTPNKPYKPTMWTEAWSGWFTEFGGTIHHRPVEDLAFAVARFIQKGGSFINYYMYHGGTNFGRTAGGPFITTSYDYDAPIDEYGLVREPKYGHLKELHRAIKLCERALVSADPTVISLGSLQQAHVFSSQSGGCAAFLSNHNPNSFARVMFNNMHYNIPPWSISILPDCRNVVFNTAKVGVQTSQMQMYPINVQSLMWERYDEEVASLEENSLITTTGLLEQINVTRDTSDYLWYITSVDVSPAEGFLQGRKRPVLMVESAGHALHIFVNGQLSGSAYGSREDRRIKFSGNVNLRAGTNRIALLSVAVGLPNAGVHYELWSTGVLGPVVLHGLDEGSKDLTWHKWSYQLGLKGEAMNLNSLEGASSVEWMQGSLVAQNQQPLTWYRAYFDAPDGNDPLALDMGSMGKGHVWINGQSIGRYWTAYAPSEYCNSCSYRGTYRSPKCQSGCGQPTQRWYHVPRSWLQPTRNLLIVFEELGGDATKISLAKRSVSSVCADVSEWHPTIKNWHIENYGRPEEHHKPKVHLRCAQGQFISAIKFASYGTPIGTCGNFQQGACHSPNSHTILEKMCIGKEKCMVAISQNIFGGDPCRNVMKRVAVEAICSSAAQPTS, translated from the exons ATGGTAGTCCAGAGCtcactgttgctgctgctgctgctgcttttccTTCTTCCTGTGGCATACAGCGGTGTCACCTATGACAGGAAGGCCATCATCATCGATGGGCAGAGGAGGATCCTCATCTCTGGCTCCATTCACTACCCCAGGAGTACCCCAGAA ATGTGGGAAGGACTTATTCAGAAAGCTAAGGATGGTGGTCTGGATGTCATACAAACCTATGTCTTCTGGAATGGACATGAGCCTTCACCTGGCACT TACAATTTTGAGGGAAGGTATGATTTGGTGAGGTTTATTAAGACAGTGCAGAAGGTGGGCCTGTATGTCCACCTTCGAATTGGTCCTTATGTCTGTGCCGAATGGAATTTTGG AGGATTTCCAGTTTGGTTGAAATATGTGCCGGGAATCAGCTTCAGAACTGACAATGAGCCTTTCAAG ATGGCCATGCAAGGTTTCACCCAAAAGATTGTTCAAATGATGAAGAGTGAATCACTTTTTGGTTCACAGGGTGGTCCAATCATCCTTTCACAG ATTGAGAATGAGTATGGGCCTGAAAGTAAGGCATTTGGTTCTGCTGGTCATTCATATGTGAACTGGGCTGCGGAAATGGCTGTCGGATTGAAAACTGGTGTACCATGGGTTATGTGCAAGGAGGATGATGCTCCTGATCCAGTG ATTAATGCATGCAATGGATTCTACTGTGATTCTTTTACACCTAACAAGCCATATAAGCCTACAATGTGGACTGAAGCTTGGAGTGGCTG GTTTACAGAATTTGGAGGCACTATCCATCACCGACCAGTTGAAGACCTCGCATTCGCTGTGGCACGCTTTATACAGAAGGGTGGCTCATTTATCAATTATTACATG TACCATGGAGGAACTAATTTCGGGCGTACAGCTGGAGGTCCCTTCATTACCACCAGCTATGATTATGATGCTCCGATTGACGAATATG GATTAGTCAGAGAACCAAAATATGGACATCTAAAAGAGCTTCACAGGGCAATTAAGTTGTGCGAACGAGCTCTAGTTTCAGCTGATCCAACAGTTATTTCTTTGGGAAGCCTCCAACAG GCTCATGTTTTCAGCTCCCAATCTGGAGGTTGTGCAGCTTTCCTTTCAAATCACAACCCAAATTCCTTTGCCAGGGTAATGTTCAATAACATGCACTACAACATACCACCTTGGTCAATCAGCATTTTACCTGACTGCAGAAATGTAGTATTCAACACTGCAAAG GTTGGtgttcaaacatctcaaatgcaAATGTATCCTATTAATGTTCAGTCACTCATGTGGGAGAGGTATGATGAAGAGGTTGCTTCATTGGAAGAAAATTCATTGATTACCACAACTGGGCTGTTAGAGCAGATAAATGTTACAAGGGATACAAGTGACTACCTGTGGTACATAACTAG TGTCGATGTCAGCCCAGCTGAAGGATTTTTACAAGGCAGAAAGCGTCCTGTCCTCATGGTCGAGTCGGCTGGTCATGCACTTCATATTTTTGTTAATGGACAGCTGTCAG GTTCTGCTTATGGGAGCAGGGAAGATAGGAGGATCAAATTTTCTGGGAATGTCAATCTTCGTGCTGGAACTAATAGAATTGCACTGTTGAGTGTGGCAGTTGGATTGCCG AACGCCGGGGTGCATTATGAGTTGTGGAGTACTGGAGTACTGGGTCCTGTTGTGCTACATGGGCTTGATGAAGGAAGTAAAGATTTAACATGGCACAAATGGTCATATCAG CTTGGTCTAAAAGGAGAAGCTATGAACCTAAACTCTTTGGAAGGTGCTTCTTCTGTTGAATGGATGCAAGGTTCATTAGTAGCTCAAAATCAACAGCCATTAACATGGTATAGG GCATATTTTGATGCTCCTGATGGGAATGATCCATTGGCTTTGGATATGGGTAGCATGGGGAAGGGACATGTGTGGATAAATGGACAAAGTATTGGAAGATACTGGACTGCATATGCCCCAAGTGAATACTGCAACTCATGCAGTTATAGGGGGACATACCGATCACCCAAGTGTCAGAGTGGTTGTGGCCAGCCAACCCAACGATG GTATCATGTACCACGTTCCTGGTTGCAGCCGACCAGAAATCTACTGATAGTATTTGAAGAGCTTGGAGGTGATGCGACAAAGATCTCGTTAGCGAAGAGATCTGTTTCTAGTGTTTGTGCTGATGTTTCTGAATGGCATCCCACGATAAAGAATTGGCACATTGAGAATTATGGCCGGCCTGAAGAGCACCACAAGCCAAAGGTTCACCTGCGATGTGCACAAGGACAATTTATATCTGCCATCAAATTTGCTAGCTACGGGACACCGATTGGAACTTGTggaaattttcaacagggagcatGCCATTCACCAAATTCTCACACCATCCTGGAGAAG ATGTGCATTGGAAAGGAGAAATGCATGGTTGCCATCTCCCAAAACATCTTCGGCGGGGACCCATGTCGAAATGTCATGAAAAGAGTTGCAGTGGAAGCCATATGTTCTTCAGCTGCTCAGCCGACATCTTGA